Proteins encoded in a region of the Nitrospira sp. genome:
- a CDS encoding class I SAM-dependent methyltransferase, with product METQSCLFCGAPLRKTFVDLGMHPLCESYVSEEKLNQMEPFYPLHVYVCEKCFLVQLHEYVSPAEIFTEYAYFSSYADSWVQHAKRYTEMIIGRLGLTEKSFVVELASNDGYLLQHFVAEGIPVLGVEPAVNVAEAAREKNVPSLVKFFGLNTANEVVAERGKADLVLGNNVLAQVPDINDFVGGIKLLLASRGVVTIEFPHLMRLMHENQFDTIYHEHFFYFSLMSAERVFAAHGLALFDVEELPTHGGSLRIYGRHADDETQPVTERYWELMRREKEVGFDRVETYALFGEQVKETKRKLLEFLIEAKRKGKTIAGYGAPGKGNTLLNYCGIRQDFIDFTVDRNTYKQGKYLPGTRIPIFAPEKIRETKPDYVLILPWNFKDEIMDQVSYIREWGGQFVVPIPEVRVYS from the coding sequence ATGGAAACCCAAAGCTGTTTGTTCTGTGGAGCGCCCTTGAGGAAAACATTTGTGGATCTTGGGATGCATCCCCTCTGTGAAAGCTATGTCAGCGAAGAGAAGCTCAATCAAATGGAACCCTTCTATCCGCTCCATGTGTATGTTTGTGAGAAATGCTTCCTCGTGCAGTTACATGAATATGTCAGCCCTGCCGAGATCTTTACCGAATATGCATATTTCTCCTCCTACGCGGACAGTTGGGTGCAGCATGCGAAGCGATATACGGAAATGATCATTGGACGTCTGGGTTTGACGGAGAAGAGTTTCGTCGTAGAGTTAGCAAGCAATGACGGCTACCTGTTGCAGCATTTTGTTGCCGAGGGCATTCCGGTCTTAGGAGTTGAGCCGGCCGTCAACGTGGCTGAGGCGGCTAGGGAAAAGAATGTTCCTTCGTTAGTCAAGTTCTTCGGTCTGAACACGGCGAATGAGGTGGTTGCCGAAAGAGGGAAGGCAGACCTTGTGTTAGGGAATAATGTGCTGGCTCAGGTTCCCGATATCAATGACTTTGTCGGGGGGATCAAACTCTTGTTAGCCTCTCGTGGCGTCGTGACCATCGAGTTCCCTCATTTGATGAGATTGATGCATGAGAATCAGTTCGACACCATTTACCACGAACATTTCTTCTACTTTTCCCTCATGAGCGCCGAACGGGTCTTTGCGGCTCATGGACTCGCGCTGTTCGACGTGGAAGAACTGCCGACGCATGGAGGGTCGCTTCGGATCTATGGACGTCATGCTGATGACGAGACGCAGCCCGTGACGGAACGGTATTGGGAGCTGATGAGGCGAGAAAAGGAGGTTGGCTTCGATCGAGTGGAAACCTATGCGCTCTTCGGCGAGCAGGTGAAGGAGACGAAGAGAAAGTTACTTGAATTTCTGATCGAAGCTAAACGGAAAGGGAAAACGATCGCAGGATATGGGGCGCCGGGAAAAGGCAATACCCTCCTCAACTATTGCGGCATACGCCAGGATTTCATCGACTTCACCGTCGATCGAAATACCTACAAGCAGGGAAAGTACCTGCCTGGCACCCGCATTCCGATTTTCGCCCCCGAGAAAATCAGGGAAACCAAACCTGACTATGTGCTGATTCTTCCATGGAACTTCAAGGACGAGATTATGGACCAGGTTTCGTACATCCGCGAATGGGGAGGACAGTTCGTGGTACCGATTCCAGAAGTTCGCGTCTATTCTTGA
- a CDS encoding IS5 family transposase (programmed frameshift), translating to MARRELRDDQWKHIKELLPGKASDPGRTATDTRKFVEVVLWIAQTGAHWRELPDSFGAWNSVFQRYNRWSNAGVWERVFRALSGDPDFEYVMIDSTIVRAYQHAAGAKGGQETEALGRSKGGLTTTIHTAVDGLGNPLCFILTPGQASAYTQVEPLLAGFPAHYVIADKGYDSKTIVKAAERSGATAVVPPRVGVKAPRDTDFALYAERYRIECFLNRLKHYRAAATRYAKRARNFASLIYLAATMLWMK from the exons ATGGCGAGACGGGAACTCCGGGATGATCAATGGAAGCACATCAAAGAGTTGTTGCCTGGCAAGGCGAGCGATCCAGGACGGACGGCAACCGATACCCGAAAATTTGTGGAGGTGGTGCTCTGGATCGCACAGACCGGCGCGCACTGGCGTGAGCTCCCGGACAGCTTCGGTGCATGGAACAGCGTGTTCCAGCGGTACAACCGGTGGTCAAATGCGGGCGTCTGGGAACGCGTGTTCCGTGCCCTGTCCGGCGATCCCGACTTTGAATACGTGATGATCGACTCCACCATCGTCCGGGCCTACCAGCACGCCGCAGGCGCAAAAGGGGGG CAAGAGACGGAAGCCCTTGGCCGTTCGAAGGGCGGGCTGACCACCACAATCCACACGGCGGTTGATGGCCTTGGCAATCCGCTCTGCTTCATCCTGACGCCGGGGCAGGCATCAGCCTACACGCAAGTCGAGCCGTTGCTGGCGGGATTTCCGGCGCACTACGTCATTGCCGACAAGGGATACGACAGCAAAACAATCGTCAAGGCTGCTGAACGGTCCGGCGCCACGGCCGTCGTCCCACCACGCGTCGGTGTCAAAGCTCCGCGTGACACGGACTTTGCCCTGTACGCCGAGCGCTACCGTATCGAGTGCTTCCTCAACCGGCTCAAGCACTATCGGGCCGCCGCGACTCGCTACGCCAAACGCGCCCGCAACTTCGCCAGCCTCATCTATCTTGCTGCGACCATGCTCTGGATGAAATGA
- the rfbC gene encoding dTDP-4-dehydrorhamnose 3,5-epimerase, with amino-acid sequence MIFLETSLPGAYVIEVEKLEDERGFFARSWCALEFAAKGLDPHLVQCNVSYNKRKGTLRGLHYQIPPHAEVKLVRCTKGSLFDVIVDLRKDSPTFLKWVGIELTATNHKMLYIPKLFAHGFQTLEDNTEIFYQMSEFYEPAGSKGLRWNDPRLGINWPDVAGVMSHKDQTYPNLEVGFVGL; translated from the coding sequence ATGATCTTCTTGGAAACGTCTCTCCCCGGGGCATACGTAATCGAGGTCGAGAAGCTTGAAGATGAACGAGGCTTTTTCGCTCGCTCGTGGTGTGCGCTGGAGTTTGCCGCCAAGGGTCTCGACCCTCATCTCGTTCAGTGCAATGTGTCCTACAATAAACGGAAGGGAACCTTGAGAGGCCTTCACTATCAGATCCCTCCGCATGCCGAGGTAAAGCTGGTTCGTTGTACAAAGGGGTCTCTCTTCGATGTGATCGTTGATCTCCGGAAAGATTCACCCACATTCCTAAAGTGGGTTGGGATCGAACTGACCGCTACCAATCATAAAATGCTCTATATCCCAAAACTCTTTGCCCACGGGTTCCAGACACTCGAGGACAACACGGAGATCTTTTACCAGATGTCGGAATTCTATGAGCCGGCTGGCTCCAAGGGTTTACGGTGGAATGATCCAAGATTGGGCATCAACTGGCCGGACGTCGCTGGAGTCATGTCGCATAAGGACCAAACATATCCCAATCTAGAGGTCGGTTTTGTCGGCTTGTAA
- a CDS encoding sugar phosphate nucleotidyltransferase produces the protein MKVVLFCGGLGMRLREYSDSIPKPMVPIGYRPILWHVMKYYAHFGHKDFVLCLGHAADVVKKYFLNYEEGISNDFVLSEGGKHLDLLSTDISDWRITFADTGLTSNIGQRLKAVQKYLDGEEMFLANYSDVLTDLPLPAQLDHFFKEDKVGSFVCVKPRLSYHIVTLNGQDDIEKIQDMSQTNIRINGGFFIFKKDIFRYIGAGEELVREPFQSLIKAKQLIGYIHDGFWASMDTFKDKQALDEMYSHGGAPWEVWRQPQDI, from the coding sequence ATGAAAGTTGTGTTGTTTTGTGGCGGCTTAGGAATGCGCCTAAGAGAATATTCTGATTCGATTCCGAAACCCATGGTGCCCATCGGCTACAGACCGATCTTATGGCACGTAATGAAATACTACGCCCATTTCGGGCATAAGGATTTTGTGTTGTGTCTTGGTCATGCCGCCGATGTCGTCAAGAAATATTTCTTGAACTACGAAGAGGGCATCTCGAATGATTTCGTGCTCTCCGAGGGCGGGAAACATCTCGACCTGTTGAGTACTGACATCAGCGATTGGCGAATCACATTTGCCGACACCGGCCTCACTTCCAACATAGGTCAACGATTGAAGGCGGTGCAAAAGTATCTGGACGGGGAGGAGATGTTTCTGGCCAATTATAGCGACGTCCTTACGGATCTTCCGCTTCCCGCACAGCTAGATCATTTTTTCAAAGAGGACAAGGTCGGCAGTTTCGTATGTGTCAAGCCGCGTCTGAGCTATCATATTGTGACGTTGAACGGTCAGGACGATATCGAGAAGATTCAGGACATGAGTCAGACCAATATTCGGATCAATGGTGGATTCTTTATCTTCAAGAAAGACATCTTCCGCTATATCGGTGCGGGTGAGGAACTGGTTCGGGAACCTTTCCAGAGCTTAATTAAAGCGAAGCAGCTCATCGGATATATACACGACGGTTTCTGGGCTTCCATGGATACCTTCAAGGATAAGCAAGCTTTGGATGAGATGTATTCGCACGGTGGTGCCCCATGGGAGGTGTGGCGTCAACCCCAAGATATCTAG
- a CDS encoding bifunctional nuclease family protein, translating into MITQMQVKGLMFDPYNNAYIIILRDDDQSEMLPIWVGKSEASSISLAIENVAPPRPMTHDFMKSYLDAFNAKVISVVITDLHEHTYFAKVHLTYADSEYTVDSRPSDAIALALRTEAPIFASESVIRKQSSEELDQWLENLKPEDFGKLDT; encoded by the coding sequence ATGATCACGCAGATGCAGGTCAAGGGGCTCATGTTTGACCCCTACAACAATGCGTACATCATCATACTCCGAGACGATGATCAATCGGAAATGTTACCGATCTGGGTCGGGAAATCGGAAGCCAGTTCGATCAGCCTGGCGATCGAGAATGTCGCCCCTCCCCGTCCCATGACCCACGACTTCATGAAGTCGTACTTGGATGCATTCAACGCCAAGGTCATTAGTGTGGTGATCACAGACCTGCATGAACATACCTATTTCGCCAAAGTGCATCTGACCTACGCGGACTCAGAGTATACCGTCGATTCTCGTCCCAGCGACGCCATCGCTCTGGCTCTCCGGACCGAGGCTCCGATTTTTGCGAGTGAGTCCGTGATTCGCAAGCAGAGCTCAGAAGAACTCGATCAGTGGCTGGAAAACCTGAAGCCAGAGGACTTCGGAAAGTTGGACACCTGA
- a CDS encoding transposase, producing MMTTRTFRPYDPDDLWLLPPPSREWLPEDHLAYFLSDLAEELNLTPILATYGGVTRGTVPYHPQLLVTVLRYAYAVGIPASRQIARELEEDVAFRVLAVNQRPDFRTLSDVRKPHLTTLADRFVQVLKLCQRAGLVKLRHIALDGTKVKANASNKAMSYGRMVTEAARLTAEVERLLTQAEAADAQDDVAYGLDRRGDERPAELARREQRLQTIRAAKAVLEQEAQAEAALKQVAHEARKATGSRRGRPQPPCSGPHPKAQRTFTDPESRIMPDAGAKGSVVQGDHGQAAVDARAQIIVAADVTAESNDKQHAQPMLTQVLVNTAQVPRTVRSMSDRLLEGGYGVRRFSF from the coding sequence ATGATGACCACTCGAACCTTTCGCCCCTATGATCCTGATGACTTGTGGCTGTTGCCGCCGCCATCGCGCGAGTGGTTGCCGGAGGACCACCTGGCGTACTTCCTGTCGGATCTGGCGGAGGAACTGAATCTCACGCCCATCCTCGCCACCTATGGCGGCGTGACGCGTGGCACGGTGCCGTATCATCCCCAGCTGCTGGTCACGGTATTGCGGTATGCCTATGCCGTGGGGATTCCGGCCTCGCGGCAGATTGCGCGGGAACTGGAAGAGGATGTGGCGTTTCGGGTGCTGGCGGTCAATCAGCGGCCGGATTTCCGGACCCTCAGTGACGTTCGCAAGCCGCATCTGACAACATTGGCTGATCGGTTTGTGCAGGTCCTGAAGCTCTGCCAGCGGGCGGGCTTGGTGAAGCTGAGGCACATCGCGCTGGATGGGACGAAGGTCAAGGCCAATGCCTCGAACAAGGCCATGAGTTATGGTCGGATGGTGACGGAAGCCGCGCGGCTCACGGCGGAAGTCGAACGGCTGCTGACGCAGGCGGAAGCCGCCGATGCTCAGGACGATGTGGCGTATGGCCTGGACCGGCGGGGCGATGAACGGCCCGCCGAACTTGCGCGCCGCGAGCAGCGGCTCCAGACCATTCGGGCCGCCAAGGCCGTGCTGGAGCAGGAGGCTCAGGCGGAAGCCGCGCTCAAACAGGTGGCGCACGAAGCTCGCAAGGCAACAGGATCGCGCCGAGGCCGGCCGCAGCCGCCTTGCTCGGGGCCGCACCCGAAGGCCCAGCGCACCTTCACCGACCCGGAGAGCCGGATCATGCCGGATGCCGGGGCCAAGGGGAGTGTCGTGCAAGGGGACCACGGCCAAGCGGCGGTCGATGCGAGGGCGCAGATTATTGTTGCGGCCGACGTCACCGCTGAGTCGAATGACAAACAGCACGCGCAGCCGATGCTGACCCAGGTGCTGGTCAATACGGCGCAGGTTCCCCGGACCGTCAGGTCAATGTCGGACAGGCTCCTAGAGGGTGGTTATGGTGTCAGAAGATTCTCCTTCTGA
- a CDS encoding Fe(2+)-trafficking protein, protein MAEVSCVTCGQTGEAITAPLFLGKLESEVKSKVCIDCWKKWEGMRVMVINEYQVNLGDESGRELVRKQMKAFLKLGEQVDSSKVAENYRPPTG, encoded by the coding sequence ATGGCAGAGGTTTCGTGTGTGACATGCGGGCAAACGGGAGAAGCGATTACGGCTCCCTTGTTTCTCGGCAAGCTTGAGTCGGAGGTAAAGAGCAAGGTCTGCATCGACTGCTGGAAAAAGTGGGAAGGCATGCGCGTGATGGTCATCAATGAATATCAGGTCAATCTCGGCGATGAGAGCGGACGTGAACTCGTTCGCAAGCAGATGAAAGCATTTTTGAAGCTAGGGGAACAGGTCGATTCGTCGAAGGTTGCCGAAAACTATCGTCCGCCGACCGGCTGA
- a CDS encoding sugar nucleotide-binding protein, whose amino-acid sequence MQHIAVTGISGKVGDALRRFRLRRATLTGLVHKTVPETESLAEVVQDFDSTDEDRVRDIVRKLAGNKVRTIINCAGETDLDGVEGQRYVAEPIALSAYQKNTRSAEILAGACAEVTAEGAEILLLHLSTESVFGDNAHGKKYTEEDKLKVPRDHTGAVNYADTVIMPTFYGLTKVLGEQKVLERYSEGSVIVRMHGVQGPLGGFFKRTCSELQMGKPFTRVDDMYVAHLADATVAEAIFTIEEAMHDPERRTRGIYHLSARNPLTPYDISLRFADRLGKPRSLITPIPLKELMEAGRKSGKFLAPRPHYTILDVAKFERDFHHLPSAEAAIDKYVDLYGYLFEM is encoded by the coding sequence ATGCAACATATTGCAGTAACTGGAATCTCCGGGAAAGTCGGGGATGCGCTGCGCCGTTTTCGACTTCGAAGAGCAACACTTACCGGCTTGGTCCACAAAACCGTTCCGGAAACAGAAAGCTTAGCGGAGGTCGTGCAGGATTTCGATTCTACTGATGAAGACAGAGTCAGAGACATTGTTAGAAAGTTGGCCGGAAATAAAGTCAGAACGATAATAAATTGCGCCGGCGAAACAGATCTTGATGGAGTCGAAGGACAAAGGTATGTAGCAGAACCAATAGCTCTCTCAGCGTATCAAAAAAACACCCGTAGCGCGGAAATTTTGGCAGGCGCTTGTGCGGAAGTCACCGCGGAGGGCGCGGAAATATTATTGCTGCATCTTTCCACTGAATCCGTATTTGGAGACAATGCCCATGGTAAAAAGTATACAGAAGAAGACAAGCTCAAAGTACCCAGGGACCACACTGGAGCAGTCAATTATGCCGATACGGTCATTATGCCGACGTTCTATGGCCTGACAAAGGTCTTGGGAGAACAAAAGGTCCTGGAAAGATATTCCGAGGGATCGGTCATAGTCCGGATGCACGGAGTGCAAGGACCGCTTGGAGGTTTTTTTAAGAGAACCTGTTCTGAGCTTCAAATGGGTAAGCCGTTTACGAGAGTAGATGACATGTACGTTGCTCATCTCGCAGATGCAACGGTCGCGGAAGCAATCTTTACGATTGAAGAAGCCATGCATGATCCTGAAAGGCGAACAAGAGGCATTTATCATCTAAGCGCGCGCAATCCGCTTACACCCTATGACATAAGTCTACGGTTCGCAGACAGATTAGGGAAACCGCGTAGTTTAATAACTCCTATCCCCCTAAAAGAGCTGATGGAGGCTGGTAGAAAGTCCGGCAAGTTTCTGGCCCCACGACCTCACTATACAATTCTTGACGTCGCGAAATTCGAACGGGATTTCCATCATTTGCCGAGCGCTGAAGCAGCAATCGATAAGTATGTCGATTTATACGGATATTTATTCGAGATGTGA